CCACCAGCACCCGGGCGCCCAGCAGGCGGGCCTGACCGGTGCCGCCGACCTCGGGCAGCAGGATATGGCGGGCGTAACGGTGGATCTGTTCTTCGGTGAAATCCATGGGCGGGGGGATCCAGGACGGCAAAGGGAAAACGGCGCGGACCCCCGGGTTACCGGGAATCCGCGCCGAGTTCAACAGCCACCGCCCCGCCTGGGGCGAGAGCCACCGCCCCGCCCGGGGCGAGAGCCACCACCCCGCCCGGGGCGATCGGCCGCTCAGGGCTGCTCGAACAGCGGCGTCGACAGATAGCGCTCGGCGAAGCTGGGCAGGATGACCACCAGGGTTTTATCCTTGTTTTCCGGGCGCTGGCCGACCTCGACGGCGGCGGCCAGGGCCGCGCCCGAGGAAATCCCCACCGGCACGCCTTCCTGACGGGCGACGGCGCGGGCGGTGGCGAAGGCGGTTTCGTTGGCGACCTTGACCACTTCATCGATCAGGCTGACATCGAGATTGCCCGGAATGAAGCCGGCGCCGATGCCCTGGATCTTGTGGGGCCCCGGGGCGCCACCGCTGATCACCGGGCTGTCCTCGGGCTCGACGACCACCAGCTTGACGCTGGGCTTGAGCTTTTTGAGGACGCTGGCGATGCCGGTCGCCGTGCCGCCGGTGCCCACGCCCGACACCACGATATCAACGGCGCCGTTGGTATCGTTCCAGATTTCCTGGGCGGTGGTCTGGCGATGGATCTCGGGGTTGGCCGGATTGTCGAACTGCTGAAGCAGCACGGCGCCGGGAATGCTCTCGACCAGTTCCTGGGCGCGGGCGACGGCGCCCTTCATGCCCTTGGCCGCCGGGGTCAGGTCGATTTCGGCGCCGAGGTGGGTCAGCATCTTGCGGCGCTCGATCGACATGCTTTCGGGCATGGTTAAGATCAGCCGGTAGCCGCGCGCGGCGCAAACGAAGGCCAGGGCGATGCCCGTATTGCCCGAGGTCGGTTCGACCAGGGTGGCGCCGGGCTTGATGCGGCCGTCGCGTTCGGCGGCATCGATCATGGCGAAGCCGATGCGGTCCTTGACGCTGGCCAGCGGATTGAAGAATTCGCATTTGCCAAGCAGGTCGGCGACCACGCCATGGGCCTTGGAAAAGCGCGCCAGCCGGACCAGCGGCGTGGCGCCGATGGTGTCGACGATCGAGTCATAGACCTTGCCGCGGAACTCGATGTCGGTCGCGCTGGTGCCGACGGACTCGGAGGCGGCGGACGGAGCGATCACGGTCATGGCTTTTTCCAGTTCCATTGTGTAATTAGAAAGGCATAAACACCTATTGATCTGTATTTACACCGGCATCGGCCGATGTCAAATGATTCCCGGCGTTTTCCCGGGCTTGGCCACCCGCTTAGCCGGACACCGCCCGGGCGCCGCCGTCGCGGTCAGATGGTGAAATCCAGGTTCTTTTCGGCTTCGCTGGGAATGCCGTCGCGATAGGCGCGGGTACACAGGTCATCGACGGTGAGGGTGTCGAGCTTGACCATCAACTCGTCGTGCAATTCGTTCCACAGCGGCCGCACCACCTGACGGCCAAGATCCGAGCCGGGCAGTTCATCGACCGCCTCGTCGATGGCTTCCAGGTCGCGGACGACGCGGACGATTTCGCCGATGGTGATGCGCCGGCGTTCGCGGGCCAGCCGGTAGCCGCCGCGCGGGCCGCGCACGCCGGTCAGCACGCCGCTGCGCACCAGATGCTGCAGGGTCTGTTCCAGATAGCGCCGGGGGATGCCCTGGCGGCGGGTGATCTCGCGGCTTTGCACCGGTTCGCCGCCGGCGTGATAGGCGATATCAAGCACCGCCTCGATGGCGAAGAGCATCTTTTTGGAAAGCCTGATCATGCCAAAGATCCCTTCTGCGCGGGGGAGGGGCAGGGGGCGGCGGCCCGGTCGGTCAGCGTCGCGGCGATGCGCCCGGCCAAGCGGTGGGCGACCACGTCCTTGGACAGGGTCGGCCAGTCTTCGACGCCTTCGGCGGTGATCACATGCACCGTGTTGTCGGGGCTGGCGAAGACGGTGCCGCGACCGCCATTGCCAGCCTCGGACACGTCATTGGCGATGATCCAGTCGCAGCCCTTGCGCAGGCGCTTGGCCGAGGCCTGGGCGACGACCTCCTCGGTCTCGGCGGCGAAGCCGACGACCAGGGCGGGGCGCTGGGGTCCGGCGGCGGCGAGGTTGGCCAGGATATCGGGATTGGGGCTGAGGGCGAGGACCGGCGGCGGCGCGCCGGCGGCCTTCTTGGTTTTATGGGTCGCCGGATGGGTCACCGTCCAATCGGCGACGGCGGCGGCGCAGACGGCGATATCGGCGGGCAGGGCCTGCTGGCAGGCGGCCAGCATCTCGCGCGCCGTGGTGACGCGCACCACCGTCGTTCCCGGCGGATCGGCCAGGGCTGTCGGGCCGCTGACCAGGGTGACGCGGGCGCCAAGCCGGGCCAGGGCCCCGGCGATGGCATGGCCCTGATGGCCCGAGGAACGGTTGGCGATATAGCGCACCGGATCGATCGGTTCGTGGGTGGGGCCGCTGGTCACCAGGGCGTGGCGGCCGCTTAAGGGGCCGGGCGCGGCCGGCGACAGGCCAAGCACCCGTTTGATGGCGGCGAGGATCTCGGGCACCTCGGCCATCCGCCCCTCGCCCTGTTCCCCGCAAGCCATATCGCCCGATCCGGGGCCGACGCGATGGATGCCACGGCTTTCAAGCAGGGCCATATTGGCCCTGGTCGCCGGATGGGCCCACATGAACAGGTTCATCGTCGGGGCGACGAGAACCGGCTTGTCGGTGGCGAGCAAGGTGGTGCTGGCCAGATCATCGGCATGGCCCCCGGCCATCTTGGCCAGCAGATCGGCGGTCGCCGGGGCAACCACGACGATATCGGCCTCGCGCGACAGGCGGATATGGCCCATCTCGGTTTCATCAGTCAGCGAGAACAGATCCTGATAGACCGGCTCGCCCGACAGCGCCGCAAGCGACAGCTGCGTGACGAACTGGCTGCCACCCCGGGTCAGGACGCAGCGGACCCGGGCCCCTTGATCGCGCAGGCGGCGGATGAGGTCGAGCGACTTATAGGCGGCGATGCCGCCCGCCACGATCAACAAGATGCGCTTGTCGTTCACGCTATGGGGCTCCGTTTGCGGTCGGGCGGCGACAGCACAAGGCCGCCGGACTCGCCGGTTCTGGCGATGGTCCCCCACCCGCAAGGGTTAGAAGGGGACTAAACGGACCGGCAAAGGGTTATAGGGGGCGAATTGAACAAATTCGCAAGGACCTTGGCAAGGAGAGTCCCACGGAATTTCCGTGAAATCGCGGCGGCGGTGGGCGTGAGGCTTGCTCCCCGCGCACCGCCGGCAATTCGAGAGTGAAGAAAATCGTCGTCGCACTCTGGTTCAGAGCGCTGGGGAGGCGCTCCCGGCGGCAAGGCCGGGGCCGGCGATCGCCCGGGGGTGCTTAGGACTCTTTGAGGAAAAGCAGTACGCCCAGCACGATGGCGATCAGCCAGGGGGCGACGGTGATCACCCCGCTCAAGGGGCCGCGATTGCCGCGCAGGGCCTTGACCGTTTCCGGGTGCAGGCGGAAGCCGCCCTTATCCATGCCGCCCAGCAGGTTCTCGGCCGATTCCAGCAGACGCGGCAGCCGGCCCACCGAGTCGCTGAGCGTCTTCATGCCATCGGCCAACCGGGCCTGGGGACCGAGG
The DNA window shown above is from Rhodospirillum rubrum ATCC 11170 and carries:
- the cysK gene encoding cysteine synthase A — protein: MTVIAPSAASESVGTSATDIEFRGKVYDSIVDTIGATPLVRLARFSKAHGVVADLLGKCEFFNPLASVKDRIGFAMIDAAERDGRIKPGATLVEPTSGNTGIALAFVCAARGYRLILTMPESMSIERRKMLTHLGAEIDLTPAAKGMKGAVARAQELVESIPGAVLLQQFDNPANPEIHRQTTAQEIWNDTNGAVDIVVSGVGTGGTATGIASVLKKLKPSVKLVVVEPEDSPVISGGAPGPHKIQGIGAGFIPGNLDVSLIDEVVKVANETAFATARAVARQEGVPVGISSGAALAAAVEVGQRPENKDKTLVVILPSFAERYLSTPLFEQP
- a CDS encoding RrF2 family transcriptional regulator — encoded protein: MIRLSKKMLFAIEAVLDIAYHAGGEPVQSREITRRQGIPRRYLEQTLQHLVRSGVLTGVRGPRGGYRLARERRRITIGEIVRVVRDLEAIDEAVDELPGSDLGRQVVRPLWNELHDELMVKLDTLTVDDLCTRAYRDGIPSEAEKNLDFTI
- the coaBC gene encoding bifunctional phosphopantothenoylcysteine decarboxylase/phosphopantothenate--cysteine ligase CoaBC; this encodes MNDKRILLIVAGGIAAYKSLDLIRRLRDQGARVRCVLTRGGSQFVTQLSLAALSGEPVYQDLFSLTDETEMGHIRLSREADIVVVAPATADLLAKMAGGHADDLASTTLLATDKPVLVAPTMNLFMWAHPATRANMALLESRGIHRVGPGSGDMACGEQGEGRMAEVPEILAAIKRVLGLSPAAPGPLSGRHALVTSGPTHEPIDPVRYIANRSSGHQGHAIAGALARLGARVTLVSGPTALADPPGTTVVRVTTAREMLAACQQALPADIAVCAAAVADWTVTHPATHKTKKAAGAPPPVLALSPNPDILANLAAAGPQRPALVVGFAAETEEVVAQASAKRLRKGCDWIIANDVSEAGNGGRGTVFASPDNTVHVITAEGVEDWPTLSKDVVAHRLAGRIAATLTDRAAAPCPSPAQKGSLA